The Psychrobacter sp. AH5 genome includes the window TGTTTATTTACTATGAATATGGGTAGGAATTATGGATGATACAGTTACAGCATATAACTGTCATTAATAGATTTAGCTTGTCCTAAACCTGATATACAGTCGGAAATTTTTTTAATATTCTAAGTTCTAGCTAGAACTTAGAATCACTTTATGTGCTGTTAGTATAGTTTAAAGCACTCACTATAACAAACCTATTAAGTTTAAATAGATCTAAGATAGACTAAAAAGACCTAAAAGCAACTCAAGTTACCATGGTAAATTGCGCTTTATATACACCCTAGAGATAGTATCGCTATTAAATTACTTAGCCTATTAACTAATGATCGAAGGTACAAGTCTTAGTCAGGCTATCAAAACCCTGGTCTAAAACTCGGCCTATAAGTTTCTGCTGGAGAGGGTTTAGCTGCTTCCAGCTCCTGTTTAACCGTTTTATCTGCTGCCAACGCCTCAGGTGTGGTTGAACTATTATACCTTTCCTGATGATAAGCCTCTTTTATTTCTATCCCAGTGGCTAAGTGCTGCTCATCTAACTGCTGGCGCTTGTCTCTGCTAAATGGATGGTCGTACGCAGAATGATCTTCTTCTTTCGCATCTGGTTCAAATTGATAACCATCAAACTCTTTTTCAAACATACCGCCTTTGAGTCTAACGCCCATTGGCTTGCCATTCTTATCAGTTAGCTTATCGCTTGTCACCGATAACGTCTTCTCGCTATTACCTCGATTAATCTTTAAGCCCCAATGCTCCAGCTGACATATCACCCTTCGACGATTCATAGTGATACCATTTTGCCAATCCAGTAACAGACGACGTTTAATCGCTTCCTCCAATAGCTTACGGTTAGGAGGATTGGCGATAGTCTCCTCGTCCTTATCAGCATCCTTTTTCGTATACGCCTTTACATCAAAAGGCGTAGGGCGTGGGGCATTACTGCTGTATGGGTTCACTAAGCGTTTGCATTTAGGATCATTAGGATCACTCAACGGCTCACCCTTAATGGTTTTTATTTCTGAATTGATAATATTTTTCCAAGCGTTAACCCTTTTTTGGTCTGCCGGCTCATAGTACGGCTGAAAAGACTTACCTGATCGCAGTTCCTGACAGGGAATTACAAAGTTTAGCTCCAGTCGTCCGACAGGATGAGCGTCATCAATGTCTTTATCCGCATGCTCAACCCATAGAATATCGTACTGATCACTCTCTAAACCGCAGAATATGACCGCTTCAAACTCCTGCATAATGCGCTTTTTATCGGATTCGCTAATCTCATCCGC containing:
- a CDS encoding relaxase/mobilization nuclease domain-containing protein; protein product: MIVKFSKHGKGKASGVLDYLLKEKGSKGTLVPRSYAKVLYGDPVLTEHLINTTSHKNKYKSGYLSFSERADEISESDKKRIMQEFEAVIFCGLESDQYDILWVEHADKDIDDAHPVGRLELNFVIPCQELRSGKSFQPYYEPADQKRVNAWKNIINSEIKTIKGEPLSDPNDPKCKRLVNPYSSNAPRPTPFDVKAYTKKDADKDEETIANPPNRKLLEEAIKRRLLLDWQNGITMNRRRVICQLEHWGLKINRGNSEKTLSVTSDKLTDKNGKPMGVRLKGGMFEKEFDGYQFEPDAKEEDHSAYDHPFSRDKRQQLDEQHLATGIEIKEAYHQERYNSSTTPEALAADKTVKQELEAAKPSPAETYRPSFRPGF